Part of the Candidatus Eisenbacteria bacterium genome, ATATCATCGATGATGATCGCGGCATAGTTTCCAAGACGTTTCAGCTTTGAGGCGATCCTCAGTTCACGCTTCGCCACCAAAAGCTCCTGGACCAACAGCGAACACTGAATGAAGAGGACTCGGTGCCCCTGTTGGATCAGTTCTTGGCCGATGGCGCAAAGGAGATGCGTTTTGCCGCTGCCCGGATTCCCAAAAGCCAGGACGTTCTCGCATCTCTTCAAAAAACCCCCATCGAGTAACGCCTTCACCTGAAGCCGGGCCTTCTTCGGCATTCGATTCATATCGAGCGTAGACATATTCTTTTCCAAAGGCAGCCGTGATTCTCGCAAGAAGCGTGCAATGCGTCTCTCACGACGCTCCGCGATCTCCCGCTGAACAAGCTCAAAAAGATATTGTTCGTATCCAAAAGATTCCTGGGTTGCCCGGACCGCCTCTCCTTCGTAGCACTCACGAATCGTTGGCAGGTGAAGATCTCTCAGATGCCCTTCAAGACGGCTATTCAGCTGATCAAGTGACATTCTTCCACCTCCTCCCTCAAAAAGATGTCATAGCTCACCAGCTCAACGTCGTCGATCGCCACCTCTGTTGGACCAGGTCTCCTGACGGCACTCCCAAGTGCCGCCTTGATTGTGTCTTTACTGATCGGGTGATGATTCAGCAAGGCATATTGCAGGACCGCATCGACCTCGGCCTCACCCTCCTTGGCTGCCAACTCTAAAATACCAAGATATTCACGTGAGGCACGGCTGGGGCTCGTCTTCTGAAGCATGTCGTAGACCATGCGGAAATAGAACGTGGGGAAAAGATCTTCCCGATATCGATAGTTTTCAAAAGCCCCGGGCTTGCGAACCA contains:
- a CDS encoding ATP-binding protein, whose amino-acid sequence is MSLDQLNSRLEGHLRDLHLPTIRECYEGEAVRATQESFGYEQYLFELVQREIAERRERRIARFLRESRLPLEKNMSTLDMNRMPKKARLQVKALLDGGFLKRCENVLAFGNPGSGKTHLLCAIGQELIQQGHRVLFIQCSLLVQELLVAKRELRIASKLKRLGNYAAIIIDDIGYVQQSRGYPEFS